Part of the Aquarana catesbeiana isolate 2022-GZ linkage group LG06, ASM4218655v1, whole genome shotgun sequence genome is shown below.
actgccagtccctgggccttgggttggatagggatgtgatggttttcaataaaggtccggtcaatgaacccgctacatgctcccgaatcaataatgaccggtactgggatgttccttccaggtagctgTAATATAACAGAAAGTGTTAGATGGTTACCGGATCTGGGTGAGACAGGTGCACACAAAGAAGAGTACGGCAGGCACTTATGTCTCTTGTTGGGGCATGCCCTTGCAAAGTGTCCAgattctccacagtacaggcacagattgagtgtgcgtctGCATGTTTTctcctctggggtcagagagggacggagaagtcctagctgcatgggttctggagcttccTGGTTTGGGACAGACGAGACAGGagaagcttggttcggggcactaggagccctgggcaacatccaagtgaGACGTGGGTGGCCAACGGACCTCTCCGAACGTCTCTCTCTaaggcggcggtcaatctggattgacaggtTTATGAGCTCATCCAGCATCTGAGGTATCCCTACACGTGCCAATTCATCTTTAAGAGGGTCAGAAaaccccagccggtattggtgacgcaaggccgcgtcgttccactctgtatcagagctccaacgtctgaactccacagcgtaatcttcggccgctctgcggccttgttgtagggagtgcaaggcggcttctgccgtggctgttagttgggggtcctcgtatagctgAGACATTGCTATAAAGAGGTCATCTAAGTAATCCAGAGATCTGGCTTTTTGCTCCAGCAGGCGATGCGCCCAGGTCTGGGGCTCGCCGGTCAGAAGAGATATGACGAACCCCATCTTAGTGGCCTCCAAGGAAAACGTACGAGTCACTATTATTGCGTGGAGGGAGTCTCAAAAGAAATCAGGCCTCTCACCATTGATTTCTAGACACCTACCCATCCAGACTAACCCAATGTTCCCATCAGGACTGCAACATGAGTCCTTCTCAACAAACATGGAAAACTAAAGGTCTGACATCAGTCTAtcagctcttctttttttttaattatttattctttattcattattttcttccaatacaaaatattttaaaaacaatacAGGTATTCCAGAGTGTTTATCCAATATAATTTCTATCCCCAGCATTGTTATATTTTTCAGCAAGCTTATCcaatctccctctcccctcccacccccttccccaaTAGAGAAAAACACCTCACTAGTGACTGACTTGGGAAAGGAACTATTCCCGGTTCTCCTATAATCTTATTGCATATCGGTGCTTCACTAACTGGCTAGacatcttatgctgcgtacacatgagcggatttgcCAACAGGCTAAAccctgtcggcatttccgacggaaagatttagaacatgttctatatctgagtccatcagaaatgccgatagaaaaagtccaatggggcatacacatggtcggaatgtccaaccaaaggctcccatcggactttttctgttgtgAAGTAcggccgtgtgtacatggcattattgTACGACGTGCTGGACCAATTCTAGTCTTCTTCATTCCCTCTTATAGCTTCTTTATAGTTAGTTCTTTCTCTGAGTGATTGCTACCTAACGCTTTTCTGCTAGGACTCATTTTTGTCCGTCTTCTCTGATCCCTTCTGGATAGGTGGTGACCCTTCTGAGagaatccatccatgtctccttttgTTTAGACAGTTTGCATTCTTCTCTTCAATAGCATGGGTGATTACTTGGCTTGATTATATGCGAATGTTTACACATCTCCCATGTATCTCAACCATCTTCTTGTTTTGTTTAGGGGCTGCAACCCCGTTTCCTGGCTGTTGTCACCCGGAGTGTCTGTACTGAGTaaaaccaaataaaatgtatttaaaaaaaaatgtcatttatatataatgtcaccatgCTTTATTCCCAATATATAGTTTTAGTGTAGAGATATGAGGGACTATGTTCACTGAAAACTGGAAGATCGATattcatagtactgagtgtatataatagtcatagtactgaatgtatataataatcatagtactgagtgtatataatagtcatagtactgagtgtatataataatcatagtactgagtgtatataataatcatagtactgagtgtatataatagtcatagtactgagtgtatataataatcatagtactgagtgtatataataatcatagtactgagtgtatataatagtcatagtactgagtgtatataatagtcatagtactgagtgtatataatagtcatagtactgagtgtatataataatcatagtactgagtgtatataatagtcatagtactgagtgtatataatagtcatagtactgagtgtatataataatcatagtactgagtgtatataataatcatagtactgagtgtatataataatcatagtactgagtgtatataataatcatagtactgagtgtatataatagtcatagtactgagtgtatataataatcatagtactgagtgtatataataatcatagtactgagtgtatataataatcatagtactgagtgtatatagtaatcatagtactgagtgtatataatagtcatagtactgagtgtatataataatcatagtactgagtgtatataataatcatagtactgagtgtatataataatcatagtactgagtgtatataataatcatagtactgagtgtatataatagtcatagtactgagtgtatataatagtcatagtactgagtgtatataatagtcatagtactgagtgtatataatagtcatagtactgagtgtatataataatcatagtactgagtgtatataatagtcatagtactgagtgtatataataatcatagtactgagtgtatataatagtcatagtactgagtgtatataatagtcatagtactgagtgtatataatagtactagtactgagtgtatataataatcatagtactgagtgtatataatagtcatagtactgagtgtatataatagtcatagtactgagtgtatataataatcatagtactgagtgtatataatagtcatagtacttagtgtatataatagtcaataAGAGACATAAAGCTGCCAgttctgaagtggttaattatttcaGTATAATGGAAATGAGTCAGAGATTGTATTACACGGGTTGTTCCGTGCTTTAGATGTCGGCATTGAAATGAAATCCATCACATTTATGCAAAGTCAATCATGAGACGGATCTCTGAAGGCTTTTTCCATATTTCCAACTCTAAATATATCATTCTGTCTGCTATCACTGGACGTGTCCCGTCATCTCTGTGCGGAGATCACACCAAATCTCAACATGATGTCTCTGGAATTATCTGTTTTGATTTTTACAGTCTTGGGACTCGGCTTGGCAATCCCTTCTAACACTTGTATTGTGATGGGTAACCTGGACATCATCAGAAAGAAAGGGAAGTTGAGTCCCACCGATGTGATCTTTCTGGCTAAGGGAATTGTGAATATTCTCCTCCAGTGTGTGATGAGTATAGAGGGAATGCTCTATGTCTTGTCTCTGGAAACCCATTATATTAGACAAGTATTTGTATTTATGAACACATCCATTTACTTCCTAGTCTATTACAACTACTGGTTGACCGCCTGGCTCTCCATTCATTACTGTACCAGCATCACCAATCTCAGCTATGGGTTCTTCATCTGGTTAAAGAGAATTGTGTCCAATTTCCTGAGTCAACTTCTATTCCTGACAGCACTTGGGATGTTCATTGTGAGTGTCCCCGGCTTTTGGGCTGTCAATGAAGAAAGTCTTATCCAGTCTTCTGTGAACAATACAAACGTCTCTGTTATCACGTTAGATAAAGTGTTTTCATATCATGTGCCTGCAGACATCCTAGGCATCATTCTGCCAATCTGCCTTAGTCTTCTGTGCCTGGTCCTCACTTTCTCCTTTCTGCTCAGACATGTCTGGAGGGTGAAGAATAATGACTCTGGATCAACACGTCCAAATCTTCAGGCTCATGTCACTGCACTAAGGACAATCTTCTTCTTACTTCTCATTTACACATTCCTCTGCGTGTCTGAAGTGATTCATATTCTTCCAAGTTACTCACTGTCAATagttttttggaatttacaattaTTATCTCCATCGGTGGAGGCTGCCGTCATCTTCCAGGCCAGCAAAAAGCTAAGAAGGATCATTGTGAGAAGATTCTGGACCAGAAGCTGGAGGAACACAGAGACTTAAAATGTGGAGAATGCTTAGCTTGAGACTCTAAATATATACTATAAACTTTTAGTGTGATAGAGATCAATGTAAAATGTTTCCTAAGTCATAGCATTTTGTTTTGTATGGAGTGTGGAAGGGTTATATCTCCTGTCATATTTTAATAGCTGTCTGTGTTCCTTACTTGGGTTTTTCACCTTCTCAATTTGTCTCGGTTAGAGATGGGCTGCACACTgccctgttcagttcacagcagaactcctgaacaggggaaaagtttgACCCCGAACCGCAaactccattgaattctatgggagctaaacatgagaaatcaaaagcccccattttgaaggcttatatgtaagtaattggccataaaatggaGTATGGGGGTCtggttactgccctgggggacatgtattaatgcactaaaaaaaataaaaaaaatgtttttaaaggagcagtgattttaatgatgcttaaagtgaaacaacaaaaattaaaaattcctttaaatatcatgcctggggggtctccttagtgtgcctgcaaagtggcgcatctgAACCATGTATagatagaacctgctgcagcaaaactggcaTGTATAAAGAAAtaaatgagtcaaatcacatttaatttGTCTGGCAGTTGCAATTGTGGGCcggcaatattaaaaaaaaggcgtaacaccccagtccatactaggccttatgggtctgttatggaatttaggggaacccccaaagaaaaattaataaagaaaggggcgtggggtccccccaaaaaccataccatacccttaccttatgtgaagtgtaaaagctgccagcactaagagtccaatactaaactccaaacaccaaacaataaaaaataagtgcagcgctaaaactaaatgaattaataaaatgtgCTAAAGAATCATACAAAAGTGATTAATCCACCGCACAATGTATTGAGAAAAACACAACAGGTCTCCTATAAAAGATAGAGACAAATGTcacaacatatgtcatatgtgaaaaaaattaatataaagcataaaaaaatgtgatcccaaaattataccaaaaaaaagtccataagtgaagtaagtggatgatcaaaataaattctgaagagatgtgacacaggtgaatccagcatccaaagtgacttgcacccaagtgaggtatgaggctccttaccagctcaagatgaccaccataacagtggtcccaccaggcatttgggaaattaacaggtcacccacaaacctatgccgatctttccagtatgtagaactcaaaagacaaaaaatcaagaaaaagctcccatagcgtaaaattgcaaaacagtaaaattttaatgagccaaaagattgcacttacaagaaacttCCATCAAAAGAGCAACGTATGACCAAGCATCACGATCGCGGCGTTTCCACGAGCCTCCGCCTGCctactgtgtatgtcccatcaatcacggagaaaaacgtaatgacgtcagtgtcactggctcctccctacgcgttttgtcactaaGGGACGTtgactggggattggccaagtgacGCGGTCATTACGTTTATGGTTTAAATAGTCCCGCAGCGCCATATTGACTACTGGCAACTAGGACCAGATAGATGGAAACAAAACATACGCCACCATATTGACTTCTGGCAGCCAATGTAAGTTCCATAAGGGACATACAAGTAAGTAGGAACATAAGAATTCCCCCATCTAGTGGTGGCCAATGATATTGCCGGTGACAATTATTTGAAATGTTTACAAAACATCAGGGGCCCAGGGAAGATCCCAGGGATTTTGTCAATTCCCATAGGGGGAGGCCAAACAGGGGTACCCCCGGTGATAGGGGTATTCCCCTACGGAATAGGTTTGCCCCACTCTATCGGGAAGAAAATTATGGCTCAGCACCTGCCATTTTGAGACATCCTAATGATCGTTACTTGGAACAAGGGAATGAACAGCAGGAATCCCCTTATGACCCTGACCGGATGGAACAAAATCGTTTTTTTCCCATGGGCAACATCAGGCCAAAAAGGGGGTTCGAAGAAAGAGAGGcactagaggggggaggagagtcaGGTCCAAAGAAAAGAAGATACTAGATATTACTGGTGTCTTTAACCTAAGTTCAGCCCAACTCTCCCAAGGGGAATAAGCTGTCCTTAGTCGAGGACTTAAGTTTGCACCCCCCCGTGTACTAAACAAATTCGAGACTTTTATAGATGTCCATAAGTTCATCCGCAAAATGAACATTAAGAGACATTTTTTACTTAATCCGATTGGCAACCGGAGTCAGGTGGTTTCCACTAATGTATATCAAAATACTGGTGTGGATCCCACTAATACTATCTCTGATGCCAATCAAGAAGCTATTCTTACATCTAATGGCAGATTGGCAGAAGCTAGCATGGTCCAGATCAGACATACTAATCTGGCTAATGCTTCACTGTTCAACCCTCCCGGATTTGTAGCTCCCTCTGTCCAAGTCTTTAAAGAGATGGTGATTAAGGACCTAATTGCTCTCAAGATACCGAGATCTGGTAATAACTATGATCTCCAACGTAATATCAAACAAATCTGTGCACGCAATGATATTATTATACGCCCCGCTGACAAAGGGGGCGGGGTGGTCGTTCTGAACAAAACAGACTATCTAGATGAAATGAACAGACTTTTATCTGATAGTATAACTTATACCAAACTAAGGACGAACCCGACTTTTAAATATAAGAAAGCACTTTTATCATTGGTTGATTCTGGATTTCAGACGGGCATTTTGAGTAAGAAAGAAAAATTATACCTGGTGCCCTCAGCGCCAAGGGTACCAGTAATGTATTAtctacccaaaatccataaaaaccTAATAAAGCCACCCGGTCGCCCTATTATTAGCGGCATAGATTCGGTTACATCAAGAATAGGCCGTTATGTCGATAATTTTTTGCAACCCCTTGTGGTTAAAACGCCAGCCTACCTAAGGGATACGACTCAAGTTATTAAACTTGTAGCTGAATGCGACTGGAGGGAGGGTTGCATTCTAGCTACTGCTGACGTTGCCTCCCTCTATACTATTATATCCCATGAACATGGCTTTGAAGCTGCTAAATTTTATTTGGAACAGGATCACTCCTTGCCTGCTATTCAGAGGGAATTTGTTTTAAATCTTTTAACCTTTGCTAccagtcataattatttttggtttgggggggattttttcttACAGACAgtcggtgtggctatgggggcaaagttcGCGCCTAGCctagcgaacctcttcatggctcgTTGGGAGAGTGAGGAAATTGATGCTAATCCCCCTAAAGAGCTACGCCTCTGgagaaggtacatcgatgatgtccttctCCTGTGGGAGGGCGATCTACCTT
Proteins encoded:
- the LOC141147400 gene encoding taste receptor type 2 member 40-like, giving the protein MMSLELSVLIFTVLGLGLAIPSNTCIVMGNLDIIRKKGKLSPTDVIFLAKGIVNILLQCVMSIEGMLYVLSLETHYIRQVFVFMNTSIYFLVYYNYWLTAWLSIHYCTSITNLSYGFFIWLKRIVSNFLSQLLFLTALGMFIVSVPGFWAVNEESLIQSSVNNTNVSVITLDKVFSYHVPADILGIILPICLSLLCLVLTFSFLLRHVWRVKNNDSGSTRPNLQAHVTALRTIFFLLLIYTFLCVSEVIHILPSYSLSIVFWNLQLLSPSVEAAVIFQASKKLRRIIVRRFWTRSWRNTET